The Bacteroidales bacterium DNA segment ATTATAGTATCTAGGGGGTATGGGACGAAAAAAATTATCTATTAAAAGCTAATATCCCCAAATTGTGTTAAATAGGCCTTTATTTTTTTTAGTGCAATAGAAGCATGTTCCTGTATGGTTGGCACAGATATCTGAAGTTGTTCTGCTATTTCTTTATAAGTATAGCCATTCTCCCGGCTAAGCCTGAATATTTTTTTCTGCTGTGGCGATAATTGATCAATTGCTTCATTCAGTATTCTGGTATAGTCATTATCTAAAATCTGATATTCTGTTAAGCAATCGGTCTGCTCCTGATTATTTTTTACATATTCGACAAACCTCGAATGAACAGCATGCTGCCGCAGGGTATTATATATGCGGTTCTGAACTATTTTGTATATGTAACCCGAAAAAGATAAATCAGGTGTTAAAGAGTCCCGTGTATTCCAGATTTGTATAAAGACATCCTGAATAAGGTCCTCAGAAGCAACACTATCTTTAAGAAAACGTTTACAGAAATATAAAAGGCGTGTTTTATATTGGGCATATAGTTCGCCGAAGGCATACTCCGAACCGTCGATTAACATTTTAATCAACTCTTTTTCTGCCTTTGATTCCGTATCCGGAACCATGTGACGTTCAATATTCAATGAATAATTCCCCCGTTAATACTAAATAATAAAGTTAATGCTTATGTTACAAATATCTGTAAAATTATTGAACTTTTACTTTATTATCAATAAAAAATAGACCTCTGATTGATTATCTGTCGAAAATCAAGCTTTTCACTAAATATTTTTTTATTTAAAAAATCATTTTCAACATTAAAATATTTTATACGGTATGAATTACCATTGAGTGCTAATAAAGATTTATGTGATTGGTAAACGTTTTCTTAAAAATAACACTACATTAAAATAATAATAATTTTAAGATATCTTTAATTTTCTGATAATCTGAAACTAAAAGATCGTTTCTGAAAAATTGTAAGAAAACCATCCGATTAACAGGTCATTTTTTCACACTTTATCATAAAAATTGACAAAAATGTTTTTTATTATCGCGAAATTTTATTTTTCCATATCTTTTTTTGTGTTTTTCTTGCATAAAAAACTAAAAAATGGAAACTTTGTGCCAGAAAATTAATAATCACTAATAAATATTTTTATACAATGGATCCAAGAGTGGAAAAGTTCATGGCAAATGTAAAAGCCAAAAATCCAGGAGAATCAGAATTTCATCAGGCAGTTCAGGAAGTAGTGGAATCGTTGATTCCCTTTGTTGAAGAAAATCCCAAATACAAACATGCGAAAATTCTGGAACGGATGACTGAACCTGAACGGATAATTATTTTCCGTGTCCCCTGGATCAATGATAAAGGAGAACTGGAAATCAACCGCGGTTACCGCATTCAAATGAACAGCGCAATCGGTCCGTATAAAGGCGGAATACGTTTCCATCCCACTGTAACCTTGAGCATTCTTAAGTTTCTTGCTTTTGAACAGGTGTTGAAAAATAGCCTTACCACACTTCCTATGGGAGGTGCAAAAGGAGGTTCCGATTTTGATCCTAAAAGGAAATCAGATAATGAAGTAATGCGTTTCTGCCAAAGCTTTATGACGGAATTATCACGCCATATCAGTGCTGATTGTGATGTCCCTGCCGGAGATATCGGTGTCGGAGGTCGTGAAGTAGGGTATTTATATGGTCAATACAAACGTATCAAAAACGAATTTACAGGAGTACTTACCGGAAAAGGCATAGAATGGGGAGGAAGTCTGATCCGTCCTGAAGCAACCGGTTATGGTACGGTTTATTTTGCTGAGGAAATGTTAAAAACCCGTGGTGAATCTATCAAAGGTAAAACAGTAGCCATTTCCGGTTCCGGCAATGTTGCCCAATATGCTGTTGAAAAATGCATTGAACTGGGTGCAAAAGTAGTTACGTTATCCGACTCCAATGGTTCTATTTATGATCCTGCCGGTATTGACCGGGCAAAACTTGATTTTGTGATGGAACTGAAAAACGAAAAACGTGGAAGGATTAAAGAATATGCCGAAAAATACGGATGCCAATACATGGAAGGACAACGTCCCTGGAGTGTGAAATGCGATGTTGCTATGCCCAATGCAACACAAAACGAGGTAGATGCCAATGATGCAAAAACATTGCTTGCCAATGGCTGTTTCTGCGTATCGGAAGGCGCCAACATGCCTTCAACTCCTGAAGCAGTTGAATTATTCCAAAATGCAAAAATATTGTATGCTCCCGGTAAGGCTTCAAATGCAGGAGGTGTTGCTACTTCAGGCCTGGAAATGACACAAAATTCAATGCGCTTACCCTGGTCACGCGAAGAGGTGGATGCTAAATTAAAGGGTATTATGAGGGATATTCACAATACCTGTGTAAAATACGGTAAGGATGCTTCAGGAAATGTCGATTATGTAAAAGGAGCCAATATCGGTGGATTTGTAAAAGTTGCCAATGCTATGATGGCACAAGGTTACGTATAAAACAATTTAGGTAATAACGACGTTAAAGTTGAAAGCCGTTTTGGCTTTCAACTTTTCGATTTAATAGATAATTTATGACAAAAATTAGAGTAGCCGTTGTAGGATACGGCAATATAGGCAAATATTCGGTTGAAGCGATCCAGGCTGCACCCGATATGGAACTGGCAGGAGTAATACGTCGTAAAGATTCACTGGGAACAGCCATCCCGGTAGAATTAACCGGAATCCCGGTTGTCGCTGATGTAAAAGAATTAGGGAAGGTGGATGTGGCATTGCTTTGCGGCCCTACACGCAGTATTCCTGAAACAGCCACGCAATATATTGCGATGGGTATCAATACGGTCGATAGCTTTGATATTCATGGTGAAGCCTTATGGAACCTCCGCAAACAACTGGAGGAAGCCGGGAAAAAACACAATACCGTATCGATCATTT contains these protein-coding regions:
- the gdhA gene encoding NADP-specific glutamate dehydrogenase, whose amino-acid sequence is MDPRVEKFMANVKAKNPGESEFHQAVQEVVESLIPFVEENPKYKHAKILERMTEPERIIIFRVPWINDKGELEINRGYRIQMNSAIGPYKGGIRFHPTVTLSILKFLAFEQVLKNSLTTLPMGGAKGGSDFDPKRKSDNEVMRFCQSFMTELSRHISADCDVPAGDIGVGGREVGYLYGQYKRIKNEFTGVLTGKGIEWGGSLIRPEATGYGTVYFAEEMLKTRGESIKGKTVAISGSGNVAQYAVEKCIELGAKVVTLSDSNGSIYDPAGIDRAKLDFVMELKNEKRGRIKEYAEKYGCQYMEGQRPWSVKCDVAMPNATQNEVDANDAKTLLANGCFCVSEGANMPSTPEAVELFQNAKILYAPGKASNAGGVATSGLEMTQNSMRLPWSREEVDAKLKGIMRDIHNTCVKYGKDASGNVDYVKGANIGGFVKVANAMMAQGYV
- a CDS encoding RNA polymerase sigma-70 factor, whose translation is MNIERHMVPDTESKAEKELIKMLIDGSEYAFGELYAQYKTRLLYFCKRFLKDSVASEDLIQDVFIQIWNTRDSLTPDLSFSGYIYKIVQNRIYNTLRQHAVHSRFVEYVKNNQEQTDCLTEYQILDNDYTRILNEAIDQLSPQQKKIFRLSRENGYTYKEIAEQLQISVPTIQEHASIALKKIKAYLTQFGDISF